A single Thermoanaerobacterium sp. RBIITD DNA region contains:
- the nadA gene encoding quinolinate synthase NadA — protein MDDIVLNKIIDLKNKQNAVILSHFYQRPEIQDVADFIGDSLELSRKAAETNADVIVFCGVHFMAETASILSPDKKVLLPNASAGCPMADMADYEGLLKLKEEYPDAAVVSYVNTTADVKTLSDICCTSANAIKVVSSIPPNREIIFVPDKNLGHYVEKMTGRKMILWQGYCNTHNKLTAEEVILTIENHPEAKIVAHPECKEEVLELADGIFSTSGMINYVGESDAKEFIICTEEGIIHQLEKRFPNKSFFIPSNKLVCPNMKKTRIEDIVYSLENMKPEVKVPDDIREMAIIPIKRMLEIK, from the coding sequence ATGGATGATATAGTTTTAAATAAAATAATAGACTTAAAAAATAAGCAAAATGCTGTTATATTAAGTCACTTCTATCAAAGACCAGAGATACAGGATGTTGCAGATTTTATAGGTGATTCATTAGAATTATCGAGAAAAGCTGCAGAAACAAATGCAGATGTTATCGTATTTTGCGGTGTTCATTTCATGGCAGAAACAGCTAGCATTTTATCACCCGATAAGAAAGTATTATTACCGAATGCCAGTGCAGGTTGTCCAATGGCTGATATGGCTGATTATGAAGGACTATTAAAACTAAAAGAGGAATATCCAGATGCGGCTGTTGTAAGCTATGTTAATACAACTGCAGATGTAAAGACATTAAGTGATATATGCTGCACATCAGCAAATGCGATTAAAGTAGTGAGTTCGATACCGCCTAATAGAGAAATCATATTTGTGCCGGATAAAAACCTGGGTCATTATGTAGAAAAGATGACCGGGAGAAAAATGATATTATGGCAAGGTTACTGCAATACACATAATAAATTGACAGCTGAGGAGGTAATACTAACTATAGAAAACCATCCTGAAGCAAAAATAGTCGCACATCCAGAATGCAAAGAAGAAGTTTTGGAACTTGCGGATGGAATCTTTTCAACATCAGGAATGATAAATTATGTAGGTGAAAGTGATGCAAAAGAATTTATTATATGTACGGAGGAAGGCATAATACATCAACTTGAAAAGAGATTTCCTAATAAAAGTTTTTTTATACCGTCGAATAAATTAGTTTGCCCGAATATGAAAAAAACGAGGATAGAGGATATAGTTTATAGCCTTGAAAACATGAAACCAGAAGTGAAAGTGCCTGATGATATTAGAGAAATGGCGATTATTCCTATAAAAAGGATGCTTGAGATAAAATGA
- a CDS encoding YitT family protein, whose protein sequence is MNTKVKKIVFDFIWVTIGTLLLTLSLDLFLVPNQIAPGGVSGLAIVLNHIFSWPVGAVTLLINIPLFLISIKVLGSVFGAKTLYSTILLGISIDALAFLKPLTHNAMLASVYGGLLMGLGLGLVIKYGATTGGTDLAAMTLHKYIPSLTVGRILLIIDFIIIAMAGIEFSPELALYALATEFIAIKVIDVIQEGTDYERIAIIISDKYEEISKSILYDMDRGVTELKGVGAYSKKDKNVLLVVVNRSEVTILRNVVKKTDPRAFVILSTAHEVLGEGFRNI, encoded by the coding sequence ATGAATACAAAAGTAAAGAAGATTGTATTTGATTTTATTTGGGTTACGATTGGGACACTTTTACTTACATTGTCACTAGATCTATTTTTGGTTCCAAATCAAATTGCACCTGGTGGTGTGAGTGGACTTGCTATTGTCTTAAACCATATTTTTAGTTGGCCGGTTGGTGCTGTAACACTTTTAATAAATATACCATTATTTTTGATATCGATTAAAGTTTTGGGATCGGTTTTTGGTGCAAAAACTTTGTATTCTACAATATTGCTTGGCATTTCAATTGATGCACTTGCTTTTTTAAAGCCACTTACACATAATGCAATGCTTGCATCTGTTTATGGAGGACTACTTATGGGGTTAGGACTAGGATTAGTTATCAAATATGGTGCTACGACAGGCGGTACAGACCTTGCGGCTATGACACTACATAAATACATACCATCTTTAACTGTTGGAAGGATATTATTGATTATAGATTTTATTATAATAGCTATGGCAGGTATCGAATTTAGCCCAGAACTTGCCTTATATGCTCTTGCAACAGAATTTATTGCGATAAAAGTTATAGATGTCATTCAAGAAGGAACTGATTACGAAAGAATTGCAATAATAATCTCAGATAAATATGAGGAAATAAGCAAATCCATTCTTTATGATATGGACAGGGGTGTAACCGAATTAAAAGGAGTTGGTGCATATTCAAAAAAGGACAAGAATGTGCTATTAGTAGTTGTTAATAGAAGTGAAGTCACCATATTAAGAAATGTTGTAAAGAAAACAGATCCGAGGGCATTTGTTATACTATCTACTGCTCATGAAGTGCTTGGTGAAGGTTTTAGAAATATATGA
- the csaB gene encoding polysaccharide pyruvyl transferase CsaB — protein sequence MKVLISGYYGFENCGDDAVLECIIAGFRKIGINDITVLSNSPDETKNNYGVNAVYRNSFKKVLNAIKNTDVLISGGGSLIQDKTSSRSLWYYLAIIAFALIFRKKVFIIGQGIGPIEHKYNRWLTAVILRRINRITVRDEDSKLFLEKLNIKKNVVLAADPVVNLDSYDDDHLKDILAKEDINCEKYMVICTREWENTELSRVELAKAIDKISEEYGYKVVFLPFYYKKDEEESEKVANYLKTPYKIIRGKYDPKEILGIIKNSNLLIGVRLHSLIFALVAIVPFIGISYDPKIDGFLKSVGMKAFKIDKFSSDELVNYAEYILEHKEEIVKNLNEHLQKLKTLADNNFKVFDEYLDNEVQK from the coding sequence ATGAAGGTTTTAATATCCGGTTATTATGGCTTTGAAAATTGTGGTGATGATGCGGTTTTAGAATGCATCATCGCTGGATTTAGAAAGATTGGAATAAATGATATAACAGTGCTTTCAAATTCTCCAGATGAAACGAAAAATAATTATGGTGTTAATGCAGTATATAGGAATTCATTTAAAAAAGTTTTAAATGCCATAAAAAATACTGATGTGTTGATTAGTGGTGGGGGTAGTCTCATACAAGATAAAACTAGTAGCAGAAGTCTATGGTATTATCTTGCCATAATCGCATTTGCACTTATTTTTAGAAAAAAAGTATTTATAATAGGACAAGGGATAGGCCCAATAGAACATAAGTACAATAGATGGCTTACAGCGGTTATATTAAGAAGAATAAATAGAATTACAGTAAGAGATGAAGATTCTAAATTATTTTTAGAAAAACTTAATATTAAGAAAAATGTGGTATTAGCAGCGGACCCCGTTGTCAACCTTGATTCCTATGATGATGATCATCTAAAAGATATATTAGCAAAAGAAGACATTAACTGCGAAAAATATATGGTTATATGTACGAGGGAATGGGAAAACACAGAGTTATCGAGGGTAGAACTGGCGAAAGCCATTGATAAAATATCTGAAGAATATGGTTACAAAGTAGTGTTTTTACCTTTTTATTATAAGAAAGATGAGGAAGAGAGCGAAAAAGTAGCTAACTATCTAAAGACCCCGTATAAAATTATAAGAGGAAAGTATGATCCAAAAGAAATTTTGGGGATCATAAAAAATAGCAATTTGCTAATAGGTGTCAGGCTTCATTCACTAATATTTGCTCTTGTGGCTATAGTACCATTTATAGGTATATCATATGACCCAAAAATAGATGGATTTTTAAAATCGGTTGGAATGAAGGCTTTTAAGATAGATAAATTTTCGTCAGATGAATTAGTTAACTATGCAGAGTATATATTAGAACATAAAGAAGAGATTGTGAAAAATCTAAATGAACATCTACAAAAATTAAAGACTCTTGCAGATAATAATTTTAAAGTGTTTGATGAATATTTAGATAATGAGGTGCAAAAATGA
- a CDS encoding ammonium transporter gives MLKKSIIISATTLLLVLIPNIAFAAAGKIDTGDTAFILFSSALVMIMTPGLAFFYGGMVSGKNVISIMMQSFTIIALISVQWVLFGFSLSFSGDIGHIIGNLHWAGLSNIGYGPDNTYSSTIPLLAFMVYQLMFAIITPALITGAFAERMKFAAFIIFTLLWTTLVYDPLAHWVWGDGGWLKNLGALDFAGGTVVHISSGVSGLVAALVLGKRKNMKMVPHHMPMVLMGAAFLWFGWFGFNAGSALSVSGIAVNAFVVTNTAAAAAAIGWVLTEWKLSGKPTLLGAVSGAVAGLVAITPASGYVTPVAAIVIGIISGIICFISVNYIKHKFGYDDSLDAFGIHGVGGTWGALATGLFATKAINPAGSNGLFYGNPNQLLTQLISVIVTYVFAGLMSFIILKFISLFMDLRVTKEEEEAGLDIVEHGEEAYNLGFKAINFNQ, from the coding sequence ATTTTGAAAAAAAGCATAATAATTTCAGCAACAACTCTATTATTAGTATTAATACCGAACATAGCATTTGCCGCAGCAGGCAAAATTGACACAGGTGATACTGCATTTATCTTATTTTCATCAGCTTTAGTTATGATTATGACTCCTGGACTCGCATTTTTCTATGGTGGTATGGTTAGTGGAAAAAATGTTATAAGCATAATGATGCAGAGTTTTACAATAATCGCACTTATATCTGTTCAATGGGTATTATTTGGTTTTTCATTATCATTTAGTGGAGATATAGGTCATATTATAGGCAATCTACATTGGGCAGGATTAAGTAACATAGGCTATGGGCCTGATAATACATATTCATCAACAATTCCACTTTTAGCATTTATGGTATATCAATTAATGTTTGCCATAATAACACCGGCTTTAATAACAGGTGCATTTGCAGAAAGAATGAAATTTGCAGCATTCATAATATTTACATTACTCTGGACAACATTAGTATATGATCCACTTGCACATTGGGTATGGGGCGATGGAGGATGGCTTAAGAACTTAGGCGCATTGGATTTTGCTGGTGGTACAGTTGTTCATATAAGTTCCGGTGTGTCAGGGCTTGTCGCAGCCTTAGTGCTTGGCAAAAGAAAAAATATGAAGATGGTGCCACATCATATGCCAATGGTATTAATGGGAGCTGCGTTCTTGTGGTTTGGATGGTTTGGATTTAATGCAGGGAGTGCATTATCTGTAAGTGGAATCGCAGTTAATGCATTTGTTGTAACAAATACAGCGGCTGCAGCTGCTGCAATAGGATGGGTGTTAACTGAATGGAAGTTAAGTGGAAAGCCTACACTTTTAGGAGCCGTAAGTGGTGCTGTTGCAGGGCTTGTCGCAATTACACCAGCATCAGGATATGTTACACCTGTTGCAGCAATTGTTATAGGTATTATATCAGGAATAATATGTTTCATATCCGTCAATTATATTAAGCATAAGTTTGGATATGATGACTCACTAGATGCATTTGGAATACATGGTGTTGGTGGTACATGGGGTGCATTAGCGACAGGATTATTTGCAACGAAAGCTATAAATCCTGCAGGTTCAAATGGATTATTTTATGGGAATCCAAATCAATTGTTAACTCAACTTATAAGTGTTATCGTAACATATGTTTTCGCGGGATTGATGTCATTTATCATACTTAAATTTATAAGCTTATTTATGGATCTTAGAGTCACAAAAGAAGAAGAAGAAGCAGGGCTTGACATTGTTGAACATGGTGAAGAAGCATATAATCTCGGTTTTAAAGCAATTAACTTTAATCAATAA
- a CDS encoding P-II family nitrogen regulator translates to MKKIDCIIRPDVLEEVKSELNKLKIHGMTVSQVFGCGLQKGKKEIYRGEEIEISLLPKVKIEIVTDDASVENIVNAVTKVARTGNVGDGKIFIFDIEDAIRIRTGERGEKAI, encoded by the coding sequence ATGAAGAAAATTGATTGTATTATAAGGCCAGATGTACTCGAAGAAGTAAAAAGCGAATTAAATAAGCTAAAAATACATGGCATGACGGTTTCACAGGTGTTTGGCTGTGGTTTACAGAAAGGTAAAAAAGAGATTTATAGAGGTGAAGAAATAGAAATAAGCCTCCTTCCCAAAGTTAAAATAGAAATTGTCACAGATGATGCAAGTGTTGAAAATATTGTCAATGCAGTAACAAAAGTTGCGAGAACTGGCAATGTCGGCGATGGGAAAATATTTATATTTGATATTGAAGATGCCATAAGGATTAGAACAGGTGAACGTGGAGAAAAAGCAATATAA
- a CDS encoding ammonium transporter, with protein sequence MKKKIIIGLVLVMLLAMSIGIVYAAGGDPTGANLGTANDITSAVAGKPTQDELITQVAKNKLGINFVWVMLTAFLIFFFQAGFALVETGFTQAKNALHTMAMNLMVFLVGTVGFFLTGFAFMMGGSGTFSSLGGTAPLNHALSVGGWNLLGLNGFCLSSGGTYDVGVYALFFFEMVFMDTTVTIPTGAMAERVKFLAIVIGSFFVSMIYYPIYGGWVWGGGWLSQLGAKLGLGNGVVDFAGSGVVHAMGGMMAIAGALVIGPRLGKFKKDGTPVPIPGHDIPMAILGTIILFFGWFAFNAGSTLNGTDLRLAVVATNTMIAGAVGGLVAMFYMWIRYGKPDPSMTCNGSLAGLVAITAPCAFVNGISAFIIGAVAGILVCLSVAFVENKLKIDDPVGAFSVHGVNGLWGILSVGIFADGTYGAGLNGVQGAVTGILYGSSGQLIAQLIDMVVIVIYGFGLSYLFYKALDAIMGIRVKPEDEIAGLDLPEMGVLAYPDFQLTPVIYSNGVLEKKVESPEIIKNATLSREGK encoded by the coding sequence ATGAAAAAGAAAATAATAATAGGTCTTGTTTTGGTTATGCTTTTAGCAATGTCAATAGGGATAGTATATGCTGCAGGTGGGGATCCAACAGGAGCAAATCTTGGTACTGCTAATGATATTACAAGTGCAGTTGCAGGCAAACCAACACAAGATGAACTAATAACACAGGTTGCAAAAAATAAACTCGGAATTAACTTCGTATGGGTTATGTTAACTGCCTTTTTAATATTTTTCTTTCAGGCAGGATTCGCACTTGTTGAAACTGGTTTTACACAAGCCAAAAATGCATTGCATACTATGGCGATGAATCTCATGGTATTCTTAGTAGGTACTGTAGGATTCTTTTTAACAGGTTTTGCATTTATGATGGGAGGATCAGGAACATTTTCAAGTTTAGGAGGTACAGCACCTTTAAACCATGCATTGAGTGTAGGAGGATGGAATTTACTTGGTTTAAATGGATTTTGCTTATCAAGTGGTGGAACATATGATGTCGGTGTATATGCGCTATTCTTCTTTGAGATGGTGTTTATGGATACAACAGTTACTATTCCAACAGGAGCGATGGCAGAAAGAGTTAAATTTCTTGCAATTGTTATTGGATCATTCTTTGTTTCGATGATTTACTATCCAATCTATGGCGGCTGGGTCTGGGGAGGAGGTTGGCTCTCACAACTTGGAGCTAAACTCGGACTCGGAAATGGTGTAGTTGATTTTGCAGGTTCAGGCGTTGTCCATGCAATGGGGGGCATGATGGCAATTGCAGGTGCATTAGTAATAGGACCAAGGCTTGGAAAATTTAAAAAAGATGGGACACCTGTGCCAATACCAGGGCACGATATACCAATGGCTATTCTTGGTACAATCATACTATTCTTTGGATGGTTCGCATTTAATGCGGGTTCTACATTAAATGGTACAGACTTAAGACTTGCTGTTGTTGCAACAAATACTATGATTGCTGGTGCGGTAGGAGGACTTGTTGCAATGTTTTATATGTGGATTAGATATGGAAAACCTGATCCATCTATGACATGTAATGGCTCACTTGCTGGACTTGTGGCAATAACGGCACCATGCGCTTTTGTAAATGGTATATCGGCATTTATAATTGGTGCTGTTGCTGGCATCTTAGTTTGTCTATCAGTTGCATTTGTTGAAAATAAACTGAAGATCGATGACCCAGTAGGTGCATTTTCAGTACATGGCGTAAATGGCCTGTGGGGTATTCTAAGTGTGGGTATATTTGCAGATGGCACATATGGTGCTGGCTTGAATGGAGTACAAGGTGCTGTAACAGGGATACTTTATGGTAGCTCAGGACAATTAATAGCACAGCTTATTGATATGGTGGTTATAGTTATCTATGGCTTTGGTTTAAGCTACTTGTTCTATAAAGCACTTGATGCTATAATGGGTATAAGAGTTAAGCCTGAAGATGAGATTGCGGGTCTTGACTTACCAGAGATGGGTGTTCTTGCATATCCTGACTTTCAATTAACACCTGTTATATACTCAAATGGCGTACTTGAAAAGAAAGTGGAAAGCCCTGAAATTATCAAAAATGCTACTTTGAGCAGGGAGGGAAAATAA
- a CDS encoding WecB/TagA/CpsF family glycosyltransferase: MRDRLNIFGVPIDKVTMADAVDMVQNFLKEDRLHIVATPNAEIIMMAQNDEEYKDILNKTDMNVPDGSGVVFASKVYKEDLPERVAGFDLMMELIKIASLKKQKIYLLGAKSDVVKDAYLNLIKKYPEIDIVGFHDGYFKDDDEEELVNDINEKKADLLFVALGAPKQEKWIYKMKDRLNVKVAIGVGGSFDVIAGKVERAPEMYRKLGLEWLYRLLKEPWRYKRMMALPKFAIKVLFSKKQS, translated from the coding sequence ATGAGAGATAGACTTAACATTTTTGGAGTGCCTATTGATAAGGTTACAATGGCAGATGCGGTAGACATGGTACAGAATTTCTTAAAAGAGGACAGGCTTCATATTGTTGCAACACCAAATGCCGAAATAATAATGATGGCACAAAATGATGAAGAATACAAAGATATACTAAATAAAACCGATATGAATGTGCCCGATGGCAGTGGTGTTGTATTTGCTTCAAAAGTGTATAAGGAAGATCTTCCTGAACGTGTTGCAGGCTTTGACCTTATGATGGAGCTAATTAAAATTGCTTCATTAAAGAAGCAGAAGATATATTTACTAGGTGCTAAATCTGATGTTGTTAAAGATGCTTATTTAAATCTTATTAAAAAATATCCTGAGATAGATATAGTTGGATTTCACGATGGATATTTTAAAGATGATGATGAAGAAGAATTAGTAAATGATATAAATGAGAAAAAAGCTGATTTGCTTTTTGTAGCACTAGGTGCACCAAAACAAGAAAAATGGATATATAAGATGAAGGATAGGCTAAATGTAAAAGTTGCAATTGGCGTTGGTGGAAGTTTTGACGTTATCGCTGGAAAAGTCGAAAGAGCACCAGAAATGTATCGCAAATTGGGACTTGAATGGCTTTACAGGCTATTAAAAGAGCCTTGGAGATATAAAAGAATGATGGCATTACCAAAATTTGCAATAAAGGTTCTATTTTCAAAAAAACAATCATAA
- a CDS encoding DUF2148 domain-containing protein translates to MNVIELAGELMSLSARTAPKASGQDFVETKVIVGEDLKRLNEDMVKYGNESGKKNFDRDGRNVENSGAVLLISLNKPKKAGLNCGACGYNRCDELPDFKKGSEFDGPICAWRLIDLGIAIGSAVKTASMLNVDNRIMYRIGICAKRLNLIDGEIVVGIPLSATGKNIYFDR, encoded by the coding sequence ATGAATGTTATTGAATTAGCTGGTGAATTGATGTCACTTTCTGCGAGAACCGCCCCAAAAGCATCTGGTCAAGATTTTGTAGAAACAAAAGTTATCGTTGGAGAAGATTTAAAAAGATTAAATGAAGATATGGTAAAGTACGGCAATGAATCAGGTAAAAAGAATTTCGATAGGGATGGTAGAAATGTCGAAAACTCTGGAGCAGTTTTGCTTATTTCACTAAATAAGCCCAAGAAGGCAGGTTTAAATTGTGGTGCATGTGGATACAACAGATGTGATGAATTACCTGACTTTAAAAAGGGTAGCGAATTTGACGGTCCAATATGTGCATGGAGACTTATAGACCTTGGAATAGCTATAGGTTCAGCCGTAAAAACAGCAAGTATGCTAAATGTAGATAATAGAATAATGTATAGGATTGGCATCTGTGCAAAAAGATTAAACCTTATCGATGGTGAAATAGTTGTAGGCATTCCCTTATCCGCAACAGGTAAAAATATATATTTTGACAGATGA
- a CDS encoding DUF5693 family protein, with protein MGFKKMLIILIAISVIMSVYVDVTRINVENNYNTVETVADLYNFEKLAANNENSIKDTLNMFKSNGLTGVAVPEVSLERLQEIGDIFLDKMSDVENIYNLSNNAGNAAITEYLKGLSDSEKRIQKDYIVVSTNNEKTYRFLKESLVRRVPSDKLKTLEKSGSYAFVINENMDTFTKQGLGFNKDDLDMVKSLGLDLIPRIENFNGIKDSDINNYVNLLKQYNVKTVIFGGNDVLGNPEKISYAASKFKKNGITIGIIDTPMGKKLQAGTEKFTKFDGYRGAKIYGLSEAETDKYDLNGIVDRWYRSIIERDVRIIYMRAKVDTTKTAAFNMNQNITMLKRINTLSEYAGLKLGIVKPMSQIHQTKLIEILISLGVIAGGILLLMLFGLKRTPSMILTIIGIVFTSLVLLSRFNDLGVKTIALASSIIYPSLAIGYFIDGSNKIIENDGNNHFIRKSIVIFIKTVLISLIGGLIIAAIMADSKYMLKLDYFRGVKLSFTIPVLVYIAYYCYKVWNINNLKKLLNASIKILNTNIKIWHIIAVMIAGVIGIIYISRTGNSPIVKPSGVELKFRSLLEHYLVARPRTKEFLVGYPALVLAVYAAFKKSKVWNFILGIFASIGILSMPNTMSHVESVLTIALERTIISWVFGVIIGIIVTIIINYLINLINKKRALL; from the coding sequence TTGGGCTTTAAAAAAATGCTAATAATTTTAATAGCAATTTCGGTAATCATGTCAGTATATGTTGATGTAACGAGGATCAATGTAGAAAATAATTATAACACAGTCGAGACCGTGGCAGATCTTTATAATTTTGAAAAACTTGCTGCAAATAATGAAAATAGTATAAAGGATACATTAAATATGTTTAAATCAAATGGGCTTACTGGTGTTGCGGTTCCAGAAGTATCGCTTGAAAGACTTCAGGAAATTGGTGATATATTTCTTGATAAAATGTCAGATGTAGAAAACATATATAATTTATCAAACAATGCAGGAAATGCTGCGATAACAGAATATTTAAAAGGATTAAGTGATAGTGAAAAAAGAATTCAAAAAGACTATATTGTTGTATCAACTAATAATGAAAAAACTTACAGATTTTTAAAAGAATCTTTAGTGAGAAGAGTACCAAGTGATAAACTCAAGACATTAGAAAAAAGCGGTAGTTATGCATTTGTTATTAACGAAAATATGGATACTTTTACAAAACAAGGACTCGGATTTAATAAAGATGATTTGGATATGGTAAAATCCCTTGGGCTTGATTTGATACCAAGGATCGAAAATTTTAATGGCATTAAAGATAGCGATATAAATAATTATGTTAATCTTTTAAAACAATACAATGTTAAAACAGTTATTTTTGGTGGAAATGATGTCTTGGGAAATCCCGAGAAAATTTCATATGCTGCATCAAAATTCAAGAAGAATGGCATAACTATTGGTATCATAGATACTCCTATGGGTAAAAAGCTGCAGGCAGGAACAGAGAAGTTTACAAAATTCGATGGATATAGGGGCGCTAAAATATATGGTTTATCAGAAGCGGAAACGGACAAATACGATTTAAATGGGATTGTCGATAGATGGTATAGGTCTATAATAGAAAGAGATGTAAGAATAATATACATGAGGGCTAAAGTTGATACAACTAAAACGGCAGCATTTAACATGAATCAAAATATAACCATGTTAAAAAGGATAAATACACTATCAGAATATGCAGGACTTAAATTAGGTATTGTTAAACCAATGAGTCAAATACATCAGACAAAATTAATCGAGATATTGATTTCATTGGGTGTCATTGCTGGAGGTATATTGCTTTTAATGCTGTTTGGCTTAAAGAGGACGCCTTCTATGATACTAACAATAATCGGCATTGTATTTACGTCACTTGTTTTATTAAGCAGATTTAATGATCTTGGCGTCAAAACTATTGCACTGGCTTCATCAATAATATATCCATCACTTGCAATTGGATATTTTATTGATGGCAGCAACAAAATTATTGAAAATGATGGTAACAATCACTTCATTAGAAAGTCTATTGTGATATTTATAAAAACGGTATTAATATCCTTGATTGGTGGACTTATAATTGCTGCGATTATGGCAGACAGCAAATATATGCTTAAATTAGATTATTTTAGAGGTGTTAAACTTTCGTTTACAATACCTGTTTTAGTATACATTGCATATTATTGCTATAAGGTATGGAATATAAATAATTTAAAAAAGCTTTTAAATGCATCTATAAAAATTTTGAATACTAACATAAAGATTTGGCATATTATTGCGGTTATGATAGCTGGTGTGATAGGCATAATATATATATCAAGAACAGGTAATTCACCAATTGTGAAGCCTTCTGGGGTAGAATTAAAATTTAGAAGCCTTTTAGAACATTATTTGGTTGCAAGGCCGAGGACAAAAGAATTTCTTGTAGGCTACCCTGCTTTGGTATTAGCTGTTTATGCGGCATTTAAAAAATCAAAGGTATGGAATTTTATATTGGGTATATTTGCATCAATAGGAATTCTTTCAATGCCAAACACTATGAGTCATGTTGAAAGTGTACTTACAATTGCTCTTGAAAGAACTATAATAAGCTGGGTTTTTGGAGTAATTATAGGAATAATTGTCACTATCATCATAAATTATCTTATTAACTTAATTAATAAGAAAAGAGCACTGCTTTGA